A stretch of DNA from Gracilinanus agilis isolate LMUSP501 unplaced genomic scaffold, AgileGrace unplaced_scaffold58760, whole genome shotgun sequence:
AACTAATACTTGGGAATGGCAACTGGAAGGATGACATTGAAACAACCAGTGCATCTTGGCACTTCCCAGAAAGAGCCTGATGGTGACTGTGCTCTGAGGCTCTCTCCCCTCACCACAGACTCTGTTTCACTTCTCTTATATCTGCTAAGCCAGGAAAGTTTCAGCCTGGTAACAGGCATCTTAGATGACAATGAGAGAGCAGGGCAGGGTCTAAGCAGAGCCAATCCCATCCTGGGTAGGGTTAGAGGATAAAAAGCCATGTGATGTACATAGGAGACCTCAGTTCCGTTTTAGGTACTGCCTGAGGCTGGGTGACATCTAAAGCTTCCCCAGCTGTGGTGTGCTTGATGAAGCCAGGTAGACCCCTTCTGAGGTCCACCAGGTGTCAAAGGAGCTGGAGATGGTTCTTCTCAGCCGGGATTTTCATTATGGAAGTATTTGCCTTGAGAAAGACACAGGCAGGTAAGTCTAGAGAGAAAGGGGTTAAGAAGACAGTGTAGAGACAATAGAGCCTTAGGTCTAATGGTAAAAACTTACTCATTCCCTTCAAAGAGCAGGCAGccagtcaaaaatatttattaagcatatttgttgattaattattattaagCATAAAAGCATATTAAGCATAACTCCAGCAAAAATGCAAGGTACTGGGGATACCACCAAccaccaaaataataataataataacaataaaataaaacatagtccCTGCCTAAAAGGAGCTCACGCTCTAAAAGGAAGAGACAgcatataaataaacaaataacaagaTGCATCTAGAGGAGATGAAATGTAACTTTGGAAGGGAAAACTCTAATGATTTTGGCCCCGGGATTGAATGTTTGATGTAAACGATGGTAAGTGGGACAATTTGATGAAAACGTTGACTGTGTGAAGGGGAGGACTAAGAAAATAGCCTAGAAAGGAAGACTGGAATCAGAATGTGAATGACTTTAAATGCCATTAGCAGAAGGGAAGCACTATAGTTCTTTGGAGATGGAGCATTGTGTGCTTTGGGAttaggaaaatgggaagattggGGCGGATTGATTGAAGAAGGGAGAATTCAAAAGAAGGAAATTCATGTCGAAGGAAATTGCCAAAATCCTGTTGAGGAGCAATAAGGGCATGAACTAGGGTGCAGGATatatgaatagagagaaagagagggagagatgtgAGAGAGGAGCTGGAGGTGGAATTAGTTGGGCTTGGCTGCTGGTCAGATATTGGGGAAggacagaaagagggaagttTTGAGAATAGATCTGAGATAGCAAATATAGATGATTAGAATATTGGTGCAGTTCTTgacaaaaatagaaagtaagtGAGAAGCAGAGGTTTAGAGAGAAGTTAATGACTTACATTTTTGACATACTGAGTTTCAAATACCAAGAAGCAATCTAACTGGGGAGGTCTGAAAGGAAAGttttttataagcatttattaatccccTATTATGGAGTGGATACTATAAtaagtctctcataaatccctccTTTGAGTACCAATAGAAGCCTAAGCAGTCAGTgtctttattattctcatttcatggataaggaaactcaggTTTAAAGAGCTTATGTGATTCATTTaaccaggatcatacagcttaaatgtctgaggttagatttgaactcaagtctttaaAACTACAAGTCCCGCACTCTATGCACTGCACCAACTAGCTGATAATATTTAGGCTCAAAAGAAAGAGACTAACAGTTGGATATGTAAATGTTGGAGTCATCTGTTTAACTACATTTACTATGGATGGGAaacagaaaagggggaaagaaatggcTAAGAGGAGATGCTGGTCCTCTGGTATCCCTAAACctgaaataccattttcccttcttctcttccttcctataATTTAGTCCACCACAGGCATGAGATTCAGTCCACCACAGTGGGTACAATCcactctgtcttggaattaaGTGCAATTAGCCTCATAGATGATGTTAAAGTGACATCTTATAACAAAAGACAGAAGGAACTTATTATCAAGATACCCTGGATCTCCAAAGTACTGGGAGTCAATTATCTTACCCAGTGGCATAATTTACTGGTGAACAATGAGCAAGATTTCCTCTGGCCAATCCAATTCTTAGCACGGCATGACATCAATCATGATAGTAAGTCAAATCAATTCATTTCCCCCCCAGCCTGTTTTTCAACATACTTTGTCTGTTTCTCTCCCGAGCCCAGCAGATCCTTGTATCCCCAGTAGATCATACCACTGAGACAAATTTCTTTGATCCCAACCCACTGTATCCTTCTCTGGATAAAAAGTTATGAAGGATCCAGCCCTGCCCCTTAGGCTTCACCCAGTTGGATTAACATCCACGATCACCATCTCCTATTATCCTTTTAAGAGATTTCTACCTTCTGCCCAGTGACTTTCACTGCCTGCCAaaatttcttaatcaataaaccTGAACATAAAGGCCCATGCTCTCCTTCAGTCTCAGAGGTTAGAAATGTCCATCCTAGTTACTGATCTCTCTCTTCATCTGGATTTCAGACATTAGTTCTAGCACCAATTCATTCATT
This window harbors:
- the LOC123256417 gene encoding uncharacterized protein LOC123256417, producing the protein MKPGRPLLRSTRCQRSWRWFFSAGIFIMEVFALRKTQAVHHRHEIQSTTVGTIHSVLELSAISLIDDVKVTSYNKRQKELIIKIPWISKVLGVNYLTQWHNLLVNNEQDFLWPIQFLARHDINHDRNHTAQLLAECEVDNDITVKSHIHIIWNGEESYRIDEEVGHWENINTEVKEYPYILQSPFWTNQTKYYMKVYCVDLMRKIIGYSSLRDK